The following proteins are encoded in a genomic region of Oncorhynchus keta strain PuntledgeMale-10-30-2019 chromosome 35, Oket_V2, whole genome shotgun sequence:
- the LOC127915725 gene encoding enhancer of rudimentary homolog, with the protein MSHTILLVQPTKRPEGRTYADYESVNECMEGVCKMYEEHLKRMNPNSPSITYDISQLFDFIDDLADLSCLVYRADTQTYQPYNKDWIKEKIYVLLRRQAQQAGK; encoded by the exons ATG tctCACACGATCCTGTTGGTCCAGCCCACCAAGAGACCAGAGGGACGGACGTATGCTGACTATGAATCAGTCAACGAGTGCATGGAAG GTGTGTGTAAGATGTACGAGGAACACCTAAAGAGAATGAACCCAAACAGTCCATCCATCACCTATGACATCAGTCAACTGTTTGACTTCATCGACGACCTGGCTGACCTCAGCTGTTTGGT GTACCGAGCGGACACACAGACGTACCAGCCGTACAACAAGGACTGGATCAAGGAGAAGATTTACGTGTTGCTGCGACGACAGGCCCAACAGGCTGGGAAATGA